Genomic DNA from Pyramidobacter porci:
TCCTGTCCCTGCGCGCTGGGCCTGGCCACGCCCGTGGCGATCATGGTCGGCAACGGCATGGGCGCGCGTCACGGCATCCTCTTCAAGACCGCCGCCTCGCTCGAGGCTGCCGGCCGCGTGCAGATCGTCGCCCTCGACAAGACCGGCACCATCACCAGCGGCGAGCCGAAAGTGACCGACCTTTTGCCCGCCGATGGCGTGAGTGAACGGGAACTGCTCGAGCTGGCCTGCGCGCTGGAAAGCAAGAGCGAGCACCCGCTGGCCCGCGCCGTGATGCAGAAAAGCCGCGACGAAGGCCTGGCCGCGGCGGAAGTGAGCGGTTTCCGCGCCCTGCCCGGCAACGGCCTGACCGCCGCGCAGAACGGGGAAGAACTGCTCGGAGGCAGCCTCAAGTTCGTCGCCGGCCGCGCCGCCGTGCCCAAGGACATGAACGCCAAGGCCGAAGCGCTGGCGGAACAGGGCAAGACGCCGCTGCTTTTCACGCGCGGCGGAAAGTTCATGGGCGTCATCGCCGTGGCCGACACCATCAAGGAAGACAGCCCGCAGGCCGTGAAGGAACTTCAGGACATGGGCATCCGCGTCGTCATGCTCACCGGCGACAACGAACGCACCGCCCGCGCCATCGGCGCGCAGGCCGGCGTCGATCAGGTCGTGGCCGGCGTACTGCCCGACGGCAAGGAAGCCGTGATCCGCGAGCTGCAGAAGCGCGGCAGAACCGCCATGGTCGGCGACGGCATCAACGACGCCCCCGCCCTCACCCGCGCCGACACCGGCATCGCCATCGGCGCCGGCACCGACGTCGCCATCGACGCCGCCGATGTCGTGCTCATGAACAGCCGCCTCAGCGACGTTCCCGCTGCCGTGCGCCTCAGCCGCGCCACGCTGCGCAACATCCACGAGAACCTGTTCTGGGCCTTCTTCTACAACGTCGTCGGCATTCCGCTGGCGGCCGGCGCCTGGATCTCCCTGCTGGGCTGGAAGATGAGCCCCATGTTCGGCGCCGCGGCCATGAGCCTGTCGAGCTTCTGCGTCGTATCCAACGCGCTGCGGTTGAACTTCTTCGACCTGCGCAGCGCGAAAAAGGATAAAAAGATCCGGCCCGTGGGGCTGGACAGATTGAATCGGAAAAGGAGAACGGAACAATGACCAAGACACTGAACGTTGAAGGCATGATGTGCGGCCACTGCGAAGCCCGCGTCAAAAAAGCCCTGGAAGCCGTGGAAGGCGTCGCCTCCGCCGAAGTCAGCCACGAAAAAGGCACCGCCGTCGTCACGCTGAGCAAAGACGTCCCCGACGCCGTGTTGAAAAAAGCCGTCGAGGACCAGGATTACGCCGTTGCCGCGATCGAATAAGACTTTTCACCGCCACAAGTTGCATCAAGCTCAGGTCGGAACGTTCCGGCCTGGGCTTGATGCATGTCATAGTGTGACAGAAGCCTGGTGTGCTGAAGTTCAAAAGTATCGATGATTATACTACTTTTTAATTAAAATGCTGAACACAAGGGCGTTGCGAAGGAGATTCACAAAGCCCTTGTGTTCAGCATTTTAATTGAGAAATAGTATCATTTGCTGAAATGTTCACACTCATGTGGCTGTTCTGATGGTATGAAGAAATATTTTGTAATTGTATTTCGTACTTTTGCTGATTTCTTTTAGGTTTCCCCTTCGATGCACAACCAAGAACTTTCAGTTTCCATTCGATTCTCTTGTGCTGGCTCTTCTTGCGCGTTTGTTCAATTTCTGCTTGTTGTCCTTAGAAGGTCGTATATTTGGATATTGCTCAGTATATTTTAAACACGTCATAGACTGTGATACTTAACTTTAATCATGCTATTAAAATAATATTACGTCTTACCCTCTGATGTCCAGTCTACTTCCATAATAGGTCAAAAAATAATAATAGCTAATATTATTTTATTATAATTCTTGCAAATTGATCTTTATCGGACAGAAATTGTGAAATCTTATTTATATATCACCATTATAACAGCATAATTCTTTCGTTCTTTACAAATAAATTTCATTAATATATAATGCCTATATCGGTTTCGTACTTAAAAATCGAGCCGGTCAAAGTATTCCACATCCATTTTCGTATATGGAGGGAGTGTTTTCATGCTAAACGCGTTATCTCCTATCGGCGTAATGGACGCCGGACTGGGCGGCTATACCGTCGTCAGGGAACTGCAAAAAATTTTGCCGTGCGAAGACATCATCTATCTTGGCGAAGGCAAATACCAGCCCTACGGCAACCGCAGCAGGGAAGAGATTCTCCATCTGACGCGCCAGAGCCTTTCCTTTCTCAGAGATCAGAGTGTTAAAGTTGTCGCCGTGGCGTGCAACACTATCTCAACGTTGATCGACGCCTACCAGCCGGATTTTGACTTCAGAATCTTCAGCATCGTCCAGGCTGGGGCCGACGACGTGATCGCACTTAAACTTTCCGAAGTTGGCGTACTTTCCACCATGTTCACGGCCAAGACAGGGCAATATGTACAGCTGATCCGGGCTGGGCTGCCGGAAACAAAAGTCTATTCCAAGGGATGCCCGTGGCTGGCGCGTATCATCGAAGATGGCGATCTCGATCAGAAACGCATCAACGCGGAGCTGAAAGATACGCTTGGCGTCCTCGTTGCTGCGCACCCCCACCTTGAATCGCTCGTTCTCGGCTGTACGCACTTCCCGCTCATCATCGACAACATTAAAAAACTGTATCCGCAGTTTACGCGCTTCATAAACCCTGCCGCGTCGCAGGCTCGAATGGTCAAAGCATATTTGAAGCGCGAAAACGCCCTTCGCCCAAACGGGCAGGGAACGCTGAGCATCTGCACTACAAGCGACACGAAAGTCTACCGCCGTATGGCGTCGTTCGTCGGCCTGAAAAACATTGAAAGCATCCGTCTCGTTCCGGCTCCGACGCCTCTGGAAAAATAACGTTTTGCATTCAACCTGTAATAAAAAGGTAAAGAGTTTTCAAGGCTGTAATTGTACCAGAACCATACATTCTTAGGGGGGAGCATGATGAAAAAGTTTTTCGCGTTTGTAATGCTGACGGCTCTGATAGCCGTGTCTGGCGAGGCTCTGGCGGCTTCGTGGCCGAAAGGGCGAACCGTGCAGATTTACGTTCCGTTCGCAGCAGGTGGCAACTCTGACTTGTGTGCACGCATCTTTGCCAAAGCGCTAAACAAGAAAACGGGGCACAACTTTGTTGTCGTCAACCAGACCGAAGGCAATGGCGCAGTATG
This window encodes:
- a CDS encoding heavy-metal-associated domain-containing protein codes for the protein MTKTLNVEGMMCGHCEARVKKALEAVEGVASAEVSHEKGTAVVTLSKDVPDAVLKKAVEDQDYAVAAIE
- the murI gene encoding glutamate racemase; this encodes MLNALSPIGVMDAGLGGYTVVRELQKILPCEDIIYLGEGKYQPYGNRSREEILHLTRQSLSFLRDQSVKVVAVACNTISTLIDAYQPDFDFRIFSIVQAGADDVIALKLSEVGVLSTMFTAKTGQYVQLIRAGLPETKVYSKGCPWLARIIEDGDLDQKRINAELKDTLGVLVAAHPHLESLVLGCTHFPLIIDNIKKLYPQFTRFINPAASQARMVKAYLKRENALRPNGQGTLSICTTSDTKVYRRMASFVGLKNIESIRLVPAPTPLEK